Proteins found in one Deltaproteobacteria bacterium genomic segment:
- a CDS encoding ATP:cob(I)alamin adenosyltransferase, with translation MTSLYSGERVYKNSERPTVYGEVDMLEA, from the coding sequence CTGACGAGCCTGTACTCGGGCGAGCGCGTCTACAAGAACTCCGAGCGCCCGACCGTGTACGGCGAGGTGGACATGCTCGAGGCGAT